Within Bradymonas sediminis, the genomic segment GAAGTGGCGGCGGTCGTCCTCGCCTTTTCCTTCCTTGATATTCTGCTCACCCATGGTGATGCCTGGATCGAGGGATATATAAGTTGCAAGAGGGGGTTCGTGGGGATGAATGTAGCGCAGAATGCGCAGGCGCGCGAATGGAATCTGCGCGCCGACAGCGAGGCGGCGGCGGCGGCGGGGGGGCGTGAGCGTCGGAAGTCAGCCCAGCAGCGCGAAGACGATGGCGCCGATGATGAAGGTCGGGAGCAGGGCGAGGGCGACGTGCAGGCCGAGCTTTTTGGAGCCCAGCGTCGCGCACATCGTGATCTTGGCCAGCGCGTTGGCCAGGACCGCCAGGATGATCGCGCGGTTCACGATGAGCATCGTCGCCTCGCCGCTCTCCTGCATGCGCGCCAGGGCGATGCTGATCGCGTTGACGCCGGTGAACCCACTGATAAACGAGGCGATATAGGTACCCGACTGCCCGAAGAAGGTGCGGGCGAGGTGGACGACGCCGATGATGAGGATAAACACCAAGCCGAATTTAATGGCCGGCACCAGCCGGAAGGGGTTCGTGATCCCGAGGCTCTCGGAGGTCTCATCCTCGCGGCGCGCCTCGGGGTCATCTTCGCGGGCGGACTCCGGAGTTTTCTGCAGCGAACCGTCAGATTGGCTCGCCTCCTCGGAGGCGGCGCGGCTCATTCTGGGCCAGACGATCGCGGCGATGATGACGCTCGGGGCGCAGATCGCCAGCAGCGGGAGCACCAGGGCGCTGGCCACCGAGAGGTTGACCACCGCGACCGCCAGCAGCAGGCGAATCGGGGTGATGGCGTTGGCGATGACGATGGCAAAAATGGCGGGGACCCGGACCTCGGGGTTATCGTCGGCGGCTTTGACGCGCCCGGCCATCGACAGGGTAACCGCGGTGCTCGAGGCGAGCCCGCCGAGCGCACCGGTCAGCGCGATGCCCTGGCGTTTGCCCATAAAGCGAATGGCAAAATAACCCGCGAAGCTGATCGCGCTAATGAGCACCACCAGGTAGCCCAATTCGCGCGGGTTATAGATATTATCCGGCCCCATCGCCCGGTCAGGAAGCATCGGCAGCAAGACGACCAGGACGAGCAGAAACTTCATGGTCGCCAGGATCTCGACCTGGCTCAGCTTTTCGACCGCCCCGTGGGTATAGGTTTTAATCGAGAGGATCGCCGCGACGATGACGCCGAGCGCGGCGGCCAGCATCGGGTTCGAGGGAACCAGCGCGCCGAGCACGAAGACGATGAGCGCGGCGACCTCGGTGGTGATGCCGGGGATGCCGTCGTGCTCGCGAAATTGGAAGAAGAGGTAGGCTAAGATCATCAGAAAATAGCCGCCCCCGGTCAGATAGATGAGTCCGGGGAACCCGTTGGAGGACGCGACCGCCGAGACGGTTCCCAACAGGCTCGCCAGCGCAAAGGTGCGCACGCCGGTGGAGGAGCGCGAACTCCCCTCCACCCGGTGGCTCTGGCGCTCCAGGCCGACCACCGCGCCCAACGCCAATGAAATCAAGATATTCTGGACGATTTGCCAGTCCAGCATTGTCGTTGGGTCCACGTGTCTTAAGGCTCCCTCATAAATGGTGGGTGATTATTTTTTCTCGCGGCTCTTGCGGATAAACACGGCTGGGCCGACCTTTTCACGGCCTGCAAGGCGCTCGGGACTCGGGATTTCCTGCTCCTTAAAGCAGCGGCCGCATCGGTATTCTTCGTGCGGCTTGGGCTCGAATTTCAGGTAGTCCTCGCGGCCGCAATCGCAGCAACTAAAGCTCCATTCGGCCTGGCTCTCGGCGACCTTTTTCTCGCTGATCTCGGCCCAGCGAGACTCCTCGCCGTGGGTCGCGCGCACGCAACCCGAGCATAAAATATCCTGCAAGGGGATGCCTTTGGGGACATAGTCCAGGGTTTCGTTTTTGCCGCATAGCGCGCATTGAATCGGCAGCATCACGCGCGTGCCGTGCTTGACGCGCGGCGCCTTGGACTCACGCCCCTTCTGAACCCCCTCGCGCTTAAACTTAAAGCACATGCCGCAGAATACATCCTGGTCGGGCTTGGGGCGAAAAGGGACCTTTGATTTATTGCCACACAATGTGCAGACGATTCGATAGGTCTTTTGCGTGGTTTCGATATCTTCTTTGCTGTCGGTTTTGTCCGTCATCCCTTCACTCGCCTTGCTATTCACTTGTCAGATTACAAAATGTCTACGTGTTCGCGCTCCAATTGTGCGCGTGCGCCCGGGGCGCCCGGCCGGCCAAATGCTCTCATAAAGAGGGCTTTGGGGACAAACGCGCGGCCCCGGCTGTTTCTTCCCGCTGCATAGGTCAATACGCATCCATTAAGCAAGTGCGACGATGTGATTTACCGGGATCGTTTGCGGCCCACGCCCCGCGATCGCTCGCCGCGCTCTCAAACGGGTTTATAGTCGGTGGAAGTCAGCGCATCGGCGTTTCGTGGCAGCGGGGAACAACTTTTCGAGATGGAAGTTGCCGATCTGCCGTGTTGTGTGCAAGTTTGCCGCGGACGCGATTTGCTTGTCGAGCGCGGGCGCGAGGGCTTGAAAATTAGCCCCAAAGCCCGATAGGAACCGAGCATCACATCGCCGAGTTTTTCACTTCCACATCAACCCCCCGATAAGACTTTGATTTTTCAGGAAACGACACGAACGCGCCGGCTGGTCGGGCGCATCGAAGAAGGCGAAGAGTTTGTCAGCGCGATCACCAAGCTATGCCAAGAGCATGATGTGGGCGCTGGGCGGATCGAGGCGATTGGCTCTTTTTCCCAGGTAGAGTTGGCACGCTTTGACCCGGTGAGCGCAACCTATAAGGCGACGTTGAGCGCCGAGGGTTGCTTTGAGTTAATCTCGTTGCAGGGCAATATTTCGAAATTAGGCGACGCCGTGGTGCCCCGCCTTGAATGCCTGCTCAGCGTCGAAGGGCCGGCTGGGGCGCAATTTGTGTCGGGGCAGTTGCGCTCGGCCAAGGCGATCTCCTGCGAGTTCGTGCTGGATATTTTTGAGGACCTGGCGATCGAGCGAAAGCTGGACCCGGAGACCGGGCGGCTGAAGATGCGCTCGATTACGCGCGTCGAGTTGCCCGCGCCCGCAGCGCCGGTGGCACCCGCGGCGGCGCCAGCGCGCGACGTTGCGCCGGCCGCCCCCGCGCCGCAAAAGGTCGCGCACAAGCCAGCGCCCCAGGCCGCGCCCGAGCCGGTGACGCAACCCGAGGCCACGCCCGCGCCCATCGCCGGCAAGGGATTGTCCTGGAAGGACGCGGTCGCCGAAACGGCAGCTCCGGAGCGCTCGAGCGCCCCGGGAGCCGGGGCCAAGCGCCCCAGCGCGACCGACCTCTACGCCGATGTCGACCTTGAAGAGCCGGCGATTCAGGCCGGTGATATCCTGGAGCATCCGAAGCTTGGGCGCTGCCGGGTCATCAAGATCGACGACGGTGAGTACGCCCATGTGCGTCTGCCGCGCGGCAGAATCCGTAAATTGTCGCTGGATATCGTGGATGTCGAGTTCGACCGCGATGAAGATGGCCGCAGCGTCTTCCGCGCGATCATCGGTCGGTGATTCATTCATGAGCTTATGATGGTTGCTTGAGCGCGATGCCAAAGATCGATCTAAATCCCGAATTGATTCGCCAGAGGTTGCAGCGGCTGAACGAAGAGCCGCTGCGACGCTGGCGGGTTGATCGCGATTCGGAGGAGAAAATCTTTTGGCAGTCCGCGGTGCTGGTGCCGCTTTGCGAGCGCGACGGCGAGCTTTATGTGCTCTTTACGGAGCGCTCCAAGCATCTTCGCAATCACGCCGGCGAGATCAGTTTTCCGGGAGGGCGCCGAGAGGAGGAAGACGCGACGTTGCTCCAGACGGCGCTGCGCGAGACCCACGAAGAGGTGGGGCTCGCGCCCAAATGCGTTCAAGTTTACGGGGCGTTGGCGAGTTTGCCGACGTACTCCGGGTTTGAGATTACCGCCTTTGTCGCCGAGTTTGACGCGAGCCGGGAGCTCATCGCTGACCCTGGTGAGATTCATTCCATCTTTGAGGCGCCGCTGTCGGCGCTTCGCGACCCGGCCCGCCATCGCATCGAAAGTCGCGAATATCATGGGCGAGCGTACCCTCTTCATTTCTACGATTTTGAAGGGCATATTATCTGGGGCGCGACCGGGTTGCTGCTGCATACGCTCTTGGAGTTTTTGGAGTTGTCGGCATGAATATTTTGTTGGGAGTTGGCGGGGGAATCGCGGCCTATAAGGCCTGTGAGATCGTGCGGGCGTTGCGAAAGCGCGGCGACTCGGTGCGCGTCATCATGACCCGCGGGGCCCAGGAATTTGTGCGCCCGCTGACGCTACAGGTCTTGTCCGAGAACCCGGTGGGCACCGAGATCTTCGACGCCACCTACGAGAGTGAGATCGGGCATATCGACCTGGCGCGCTGGGCCGATGTTGTCCTGGTGGCGCCGGCGACCGCGAATCTCATCGGCCGGTTGGCCGGCGGGCTGGCCGACGATCTTTTGAGCACGGTGATTCTGGCGACCCGCGCGCCCCTGGTGCTCGCGCCGTCGATGAATACCCAGATGTGGTTTCACCCCCTGGTGCAGCGAAATCTCGACATCTTGCGCGACACCGCCGGCTATCAGGTGATCACGCCGGACTCCGGCGAGCTTGCGTGCAAGGAGGTTGGGCCAGGGCGTTTGCCCGACGCGCCGGTGCTGCTGCAATATTTAGATCGTGCGGTCGCGCCGCAAATATTGGCCGGAAAGTCCGTGGTGATCAGCGCGGGGCCGACGCGCGAATATATCGACCCGGCCCGCTTTATCTCGAACCCGTCGAGCGGGCGCATGGGCTATGCCCTGGCGCGCGCGGCCTGGGTTGCGGGGGCCAAAGTTACGCTGGTGAGCGGCCCGACCGCTTTGTCGGTCCCACCGGGTGTGCGCGCCGTTCAGGTCACCAGCGCCCTGCAGATGCATCAAGCGGTGCTCGCCGAGGCGCCCGGCGCTGATTTTGTATGCATGTGCGCGGCCGTCGCGGATATCCGGCCGGCCGAGGCGTCGGCCCAAAAGCGCGCAAAATCCTCGCTGAATCTGACCCTCGAATTAGCCCAGAATCCCGATATACTCGCCGAACTTGGCGGGCTCTACGGAGCGTTGGCCAAGGGCTCGCAGGAGCCTGGCGGACCGTTTTTGATCGGCTTCGCGGCGGAGTCTCACGATGTGGTTGAGCGCGCTACAGCCAAGCGTCTGCGAAAGGGCGCGCATATGATCGTCGCCAATCAGATCGGCGGGGCGGCGTCGGCCTTTGGGGCGGAGTCCTCGAAGGTGACGATTATTTCGGCCGAAGACGCCCTTGATGTCGGCCCGGCTACCAAAGAAGAATTGGCCGTCGATATCTGGCGGGTCGCGGCGAATCTGGCGGGCGCACCGTCGAAGCTTGCAGTGGAAAAATCATGACCGAAGATCTCA encodes:
- a CDS encoding MgtC/SapB family protein, which gives rise to MDPTTMLDWQIVQNILISLALGAVVGLERQSHRVEGSSRSSTGVRTFALASLLGTVSAVASSNGFPGLIYLTGGGYFLMILAYLFFQFREHDGIPGITTEVAALIVFVLGALVPSNPMLAAALGVIVAAILSIKTYTHGAVEKLSQVEILATMKFLLVLVVLLPMLPDRAMGPDNIYNPRELGYLVVLISAISFAGYFAIRFMGKRQGIALTGALGGLASSTAVTLSMAGRVKAADDNPEVRVPAIFAIVIANAITPIRLLLAVAVVNLSVASALVLPLLAICAPSVIIAAIVWPRMSRAASEEASQSDGSLQKTPESAREDDPEARREDETSESLGITNPFRLVPAIKFGLVFILIIGVVHLARTFFGQSGTYIASFISGFTGVNAISIALARMQESGEATMLIVNRAIILAVLANALAKITMCATLGSKKLGLHVALALLPTFIIGAIVFALLG
- a CDS encoding NUDIX hydrolase, translating into MPKIDLNPELIRQRLQRLNEEPLRRWRVDRDSEEKIFWQSAVLVPLCERDGELYVLFTERSKHLRNHAGEISFPGGRREEEDATLLQTALRETHEEVGLAPKCVQVYGALASLPTYSGFEITAFVAEFDASRELIADPGEIHSIFEAPLSALRDPARHRIESREYHGRAYPLHFYDFEGHIIWGATGLLLHTLLEFLELSA
- a CDS encoding PPC domain-containing DNA-binding protein — its product is MIFQETTRTRRLVGRIEEGEEFVSAITKLCQEHDVGAGRIEAIGSFSQVELARFDPVSATYKATLSAEGCFELISLQGNISKLGDAVVPRLECLLSVEGPAGAQFVSGQLRSAKAISCEFVLDIFEDLAIERKLDPETGRLKMRSITRVELPAPAAPVAPAAAPARDVAPAAPAPQKVAHKPAPQAAPEPVTQPEATPAPIAGKGLSWKDAVAETAAPERSSAPGAGAKRPSATDLYADVDLEEPAIQAGDILEHPKLGRCRVIKIDDGEYAHVRLPRGRIRKLSLDIVDVEFDRDEDGRSVFRAIIGR
- the coaBC gene encoding bifunctional phosphopantothenoylcysteine decarboxylase/phosphopantothenate--cysteine ligase CoaBC, whose translation is MNILLGVGGGIAAYKACEIVRALRKRGDSVRVIMTRGAQEFVRPLTLQVLSENPVGTEIFDATYESEIGHIDLARWADVVLVAPATANLIGRLAGGLADDLLSTVILATRAPLVLAPSMNTQMWFHPLVQRNLDILRDTAGYQVITPDSGELACKEVGPGRLPDAPVLLQYLDRAVAPQILAGKSVVISAGPTREYIDPARFISNPSSGRMGYALARAAWVAGAKVTLVSGPTALSVPPGVRAVQVTSALQMHQAVLAEAPGADFVCMCAAVADIRPAEASAQKRAKSSLNLTLELAQNPDILAELGGLYGALAKGSQEPGGPFLIGFAAESHDVVERATAKRLRKGAHMIVANQIGGAASAFGAESSKVTIISAEDALDVGPATKEELAVDIWRVAANLAGAPSKLAVEKS
- a CDS encoding CxxC-x17-CxxC domain-containing protein, which translates into the protein MTDKTDSKEDIETTQKTYRIVCTLCGNKSKVPFRPKPDQDVFCGMCFKFKREGVQKGRESKAPRVKHGTRVMLPIQCALCGKNETLDYVPKGIPLQDILCSGCVRATHGEESRWAEISEKKVAESQAEWSFSCCDCGREDYLKFEPKPHEEYRCGRCFKEQEIPSPERLAGREKVGPAVFIRKSREKK